The Geobacillus stearothermophilus ATCC 12980 genome contains a region encoding:
- the ptsG gene encoding glucose-specific PTS transporter subunit IIBC: MKRAFGTLQKVGKALMLPVAILPAAGILLAFGNALKNPALTDKIPALKADWIVLVSNVMEQAGGIVFSNLSLLFAVGVAIGLAGGDGVAGLAAIIGYLIMNVTMSVILGVTADMVRADPSYANILGIPTLQTGVFGGIIVGILAAYMYNKYFNIELPQYLGFFAGKRFVPIVTAASAVVLGIIMTFIWPPIQHGLNAFSHNMIEANKTLAAFIFGVIERALIPFGLHHIFYAPFWFEFGEYVNKAGQVVRGDQKIFFEQLKDGVELTAGTFMTGKFPFMMFGLPAAALAIYHEARPENKKVVAGIMGSAALTSFLTGITEPIEFSFLFVAPALFAIHCVFAGLSFMIMHLLNVKIGMTFSGGVIDFLLFGVLPHRTAWWLVIPVGLVLAVIYYFGFRFAIRKWDLATPGREKTVEEAPKAEAAADGDLPYKVLAALGGKENIEHLDACITRLRVSVHDISQVDKDRLKALGAAGVLEVGNNVQAIFGPKSDMLKGQIQDIMQGKAPARAAEEEKPKTAASEAAESETIASPMSGEIVPLAEVPDQVFSQKMMGDGFAVMPTDGTVVSPVDGKIINVFPTKHAIGIQSAGGHEMLIHVGIDTVKLNGQGFEALVKEGDEVKKGQPILRVDLDYVKQNAPSIVTPVIFTNLQAGETVHVNKQGSVARGEDAVVTIR; this comes from the coding sequence ATGAAGCGAGCGTTTGGCACGCTGCAAAAAGTCGGGAAAGCGCTCATGTTGCCGGTGGCGATTTTGCCGGCGGCCGGGATTTTGCTGGCGTTTGGCAATGCGTTGAAAAACCCGGCGCTCACGGATAAAATTCCCGCATTAAAAGCCGATTGGATCGTGCTCGTCTCCAACGTGATGGAGCAAGCGGGCGGCATCGTCTTCTCCAACTTGTCGCTCTTGTTTGCGGTCGGCGTAGCGATCGGCCTTGCCGGCGGGGACGGAGTCGCAGGCTTGGCGGCGATCATCGGCTACTTGATTATGAACGTGACGATGAGCGTCATCTTAGGTGTAACGGCCGATATGGTCCGCGCTGACCCGTCGTATGCCAACATTCTCGGCATCCCGACGCTGCAAACCGGCGTTTTTGGCGGGATTATCGTCGGGATTTTGGCCGCGTACATGTACAACAAATACTTCAATATCGAACTGCCTCAATATCTCGGCTTTTTTGCCGGCAAGCGGTTCGTGCCGATCGTGACGGCGGCGTCTGCGGTCGTGCTCGGCATTATCATGACATTCATCTGGCCGCCGATTCAGCACGGGCTCAATGCGTTTTCGCACAATATGATCGAGGCGAACAAAACGTTGGCCGCCTTTATTTTCGGCGTCATCGAACGGGCGTTGATTCCGTTTGGCTTGCATCACATTTTCTATGCACCGTTTTGGTTTGAATTTGGCGAATACGTCAATAAAGCCGGGCAAGTGGTCCGTGGCGACCAAAAAATCTTTTTCGAGCAGCTGAAAGACGGCGTGGAACTGACGGCCGGCACGTTCATGACCGGGAAGTTTCCGTTTATGATGTTCGGCCTTCCGGCAGCGGCGCTTGCGATTTACCATGAAGCGCGGCCGGAAAACAAAAAAGTTGTGGCCGGCATCATGGGGTCGGCCGCGTTGACATCGTTTTTGACCGGGATTACCGAACCGATCGAATTTTCGTTCTTGTTTGTCGCCCCGGCGCTGTTTGCCATTCACTGCGTCTTTGCCGGCTTGTCGTTTATGATCATGCACTTGTTGAACGTCAAAATCGGGATGACGTTCTCCGGCGGGGTCATTGACTTCTTGCTGTTTGGCGTTCTGCCACACCGGACGGCATGGTGGCTTGTCATTCCGGTCGGCTTGGTGTTGGCCGTGATTTATTATTTCGGATTCCGCTTTGCGATCCGCAAATGGGATTTGGCGACGCCAGGCCGGGAAAAAACGGTCGAGGAAGCACCGAAAGCCGAGGCGGCCGCTGATGGCGACCTACCGTATAAAGTGCTCGCTGCTCTTGGCGGAAAGGAAAACATCGAACATTTGGACGCCTGCATTACACGTTTGCGCGTGTCGGTCCATGACATTAGCCAAGTCGATAAAGACCGCCTGAAGGCGCTTGGCGCTGCCGGGGTGCTGGAAGTCGGCAACAACGTGCAAGCGATTTTCGGTCCGAAATCGGATATGTTAAAAGGGCAAATTCAAGACATCATGCAAGGAAAAGCGCCGGCCCGTGCGGCGGAAGAAGAAAAGCCGAAAACAGCGGCTTCGGAAGCCGCGGAGTCTGAAACGATCGCTTCGCCGATGTCCGGAGAAATCGTTCCGCTCGCTGAAGTGCCGGATCAAGTGTTTTCGCAAAAAATGATGGGCGATGGGTTCGCAGTCATGCCGACGGACGGCACGGTCGTCTCTCCGGTTGATGGGAAGATCATCAACGTCTTTCCGACGAAGCACGCCATTGGCATTCAGTCGGCCGGCGGGCATGAAATGTTGATCCACGTCGGCATCGATACGGTGAAGCTGAACGGCCAAGGGTTTGAAGCGCTTGTGAAGGAAGGCGACGAAGTGAAAAAAGGACAGCCGATTTTACGCGTCGACCTTGATTATGTCAAACAGAACGCCCCATCGATCGTCACACCGGTGATTTTCACGAATCTCCAAGCCGGCGAAACGGTTCACGTCAACAAGCAAGGCTCAGTTGCTCGAGGAGAAGACGCTGTTGTGACGATCCGCTAA
- a CDS encoding IS701 family transposase, which yields MNRLAHHQGIHKFFFTLGLTLQLSKPVIKHLIHIVDALTTKGFSGTLTDIHYWSFHPNHRTTLRHFFTKSPWNEERLLGKLQEWILSQVERLAKRKNQPLFVSIDDTICQKTKPSSRAVHAIQGCDWHYSHKDHQSVWGHSLVWLMVHTFTQAFPFAFRLYDKKAGKSKIDLAIEMLSSLKVKRAQPVYVLMDSWYPSKKLIEACLKQGFHVIAMLKANRILYPKGIAVQAKQFARYIEPQDTRLVTVGQEHYRVYRYEGAIHGLDDAVVLLAWKADQPMTPEHLHCVLSTDRELGDEDILRYYAQRWTIECFFRQAKDQLKLDGYRVHHVRAVKRYWAVVLLSCVYSIAESRQNLSTGLELLRSRKGHSVVEFIYDAAKQGIPIDVIKKTAPYRVRGTLFVS from the coding sequence ATGAATAGATTAGCACATCACCAAGGAATCCACAAGTTTTTCTTCACGCTGGGGTTGACGCTGCAGCTTTCCAAACCGGTCATCAAGCATCTCATTCATATTGTCGATGCCTTGACCACCAAGGGATTCTCGGGAACATTGACTGATATTCATTACTGGAGCTTTCATCCGAATCATCGAACGACGCTCCGTCACTTTTTCACGAAAAGCCCTTGGAACGAGGAAAGGCTGCTTGGGAAGCTTCAAGAGTGGATCCTTTCCCAGGTCGAACGACTGGCCAAACGGAAGAATCAACCCCTTTTTGTTTCGATTGATGATACGATTTGCCAAAAAACGAAGCCTTCGTCACGGGCTGTGCACGCCATTCAAGGGTGCGACTGGCACTACTCGCATAAAGATCATCAATCGGTCTGGGGGCATTCGCTCGTTTGGCTGATGGTGCACACCTTCACGCAGGCGTTCCCATTTGCGTTCCGCCTGTATGACAAGAAAGCGGGAAAAAGCAAGATCGACCTGGCGATCGAGATGCTTTCCTCGCTCAAGGTGAAGCGGGCTCAGCCGGTGTATGTGCTCATGGATTCGTGGTATCCGTCCAAAAAGCTCATCGAAGCCTGTCTGAAACAGGGATTCCATGTCATCGCGATGCTCAAGGCGAACCGGATTCTTTATCCGAAAGGCATCGCCGTCCAAGCCAAGCAGTTCGCCCGCTATATCGAGCCCCAAGACACCCGCCTCGTCACGGTGGGTCAGGAGCATTACCGCGTGTATCGCTATGAGGGGGCCATCCATGGCCTCGATGACGCGGTGGTGCTGCTGGCTTGGAAGGCGGATCAGCCGATGACACCGGAACATCTCCATTGCGTCTTGAGCACCGACCGGGAGCTCGGGGACGAAGACATCTTGCGTTACTACGCCCAGCGCTGGACGATCGAATGCTTTTTCCGGCAGGCGAAAGATCAACTGAAGCTGGATGGATACCGCGTTCACCACGTTCGGGCGGTGAAACGGTATTGGGCGGTGGTGCTGCTCTCCTGCGTGTACAGCATCGCCGAATCCCGACAAAACCTCTCCACCGGGCTGGAGCTTCTTCGGTCGCGGAAAGGCCACAGCGTCGTTGAGTTCATTTATGACGCTGCGAAGCAAGGAATTCCCATTGATGTGATCAAAAAAACAGCTCCGTATCGCGTAAGGGGTACCCTGTTTGTCTCTTAA
- a CDS encoding formate/nitrite transporter family protein: MEAVQKCKELALKKRAILDRSLVQYMMRAALAGVYIGFALVLCFRVGEFFREANSPATYLVSGIFFGIALVLIMYGEAELFTGNTMYFTISTLQKETTIKDMLRNWLACYTGNLLGAVFFAFLISQSGVFDHISQDHLLFLVAEKKIHATTMQLFFKGILCNWLVCLAIFIPMQMKEDMAKVFSMILIVFIFFASGYEHSIANLGLFSLALALPHPAAIDLAGVIHNIIPVTLGNIVGGALFMGALYTYLTSQNEVHVSDK, translated from the coding sequence ATGGAAGCAGTTCAAAAATGTAAAGAGTTAGCTTTAAAAAAACGCGCCATTCTAGATCGCTCTCTTGTTCAATATATGATGCGGGCTGCTTTGGCAGGGGTGTACATCGGATTTGCGCTTGTTCTTTGTTTTCGTGTAGGGGAATTTTTCCGTGAAGCGAATTCTCCTGCTACGTATTTAGTAAGCGGTATTTTTTTCGGAATCGCCTTAGTATTAATTATGTATGGTGAGGCAGAACTATTTACTGGCAATACGATGTATTTTACAATCAGCACCTTGCAAAAAGAAACGACAATCAAAGATATGTTGCGAAATTGGCTTGCATGTTATACCGGCAATTTATTAGGAGCTGTGTTTTTTGCTTTTCTTATTTCGCAATCCGGCGTTTTTGATCATATTTCACAAGATCACTTATTATTTCTTGTGGCGGAGAAAAAAATACACGCAACAACGATGCAGCTCTTTTTTAAAGGAATTCTCTGTAACTGGCTTGTTTGTTTAGCGATTTTTATTCCAATGCAAATGAAAGAGGATATGGCAAAAGTTTTTTCGATGATTCTTATTGTTTTTATCTTTTTTGCCTCTGGATACGAACACTCCATTGCCAATTTAGGCCTGTTTTCCCTTGCATTAGCCCTCCCTCATCCAGCGGCGATCGACCTAGCAGGAGTAATACATAACATTATTCCTGTTACACTAGGCAATATTGTCGGTGGCGCCTTATTTATGGGAGCATTGTATACGTATTTGACATCGCAAAACGAAGTTCACGTTTCAGACAAATAA
- a CDS encoding RNA-guided endonuclease InsQ/TnpB family protein yields MYRTVKIPFQTSKKDIDRLFECNRISAQIWNDCLVIAKNYALKNNGKWINQTELQKQTKGKYPIHSQSIQAVCHKYLNARDSAKKAKQKGLDNKYPYKQKKYFNTKWANNGFIIHPNGTIELKMGRWERKNQPPIVVKIDKEQIPNGTVKEIELIFDAKHWKLMLCLSYENGEQPTTKKEGTIAAGDPGEIHAISAVSENGSSIIITGRKIRSIHRLRNKKIAELQKKMSKCKKGSRKWKKYNRAKQYILSKSEAQLKDCLHKTTKQLVDWCLEQNVKHFMIGDVEGVQRNKKKKRSKLVNQKLSNWCFGKLYDYLKYKLEAKGITFEKVDESYTTQTCPVCGKKKKPSSRNFICACGYSQHRDVHSACNILTKHLYGEFRPMKITNHKYLRIA; encoded by the coding sequence ATGTATCGAACGGTCAAAATACCTTTTCAAACATCAAAAAAAGATATCGATCGATTATTCGAATGCAACCGAATATCGGCTCAAATTTGGAATGACTGTTTAGTCATTGCCAAAAACTATGCATTAAAGAATAATGGAAAATGGATCAACCAAACCGAACTTCAAAAACAAACGAAGGGCAAATACCCGATCCATAGCCAAAGCATTCAAGCCGTATGCCATAAATATTTGAACGCCAGAGACAGCGCCAAAAAAGCCAAACAAAAAGGGCTAGATAACAAATATCCGTACAAACAGAAAAAATATTTCAACACGAAATGGGCAAATAACGGATTTATCATTCACCCAAATGGGACCATTGAACTGAAAATGGGTCGCTGGGAAAGAAAAAACCAACCTCCTATTGTAGTGAAAATCGATAAAGAACAAATTCCAAACGGCACTGTCAAAGAAATCGAACTCATTTTTGATGCGAAACATTGGAAACTCATGCTTTGCCTCAGTTATGAAAACGGTGAACAACCAACTACTAAAAAAGAAGGAACTATCGCTGCCGGTGATCCTGGCGAAATTCACGCCATTAGTGCCGTCAGCGAAAACGGAAGCAGCATCATCATCACCGGTAGGAAAATAAGAAGCATTCATCGCCTTCGAAATAAAAAAATAGCAGAACTGCAAAAAAAGATGTCCAAATGTAAAAAAGGTTCGCGTAAATGGAAAAAATATAACCGCGCGAAGCAATATATTTTATCGAAAAGCGAAGCGCAATTAAAAGACTGCTTGCATAAAACGACCAAACAATTGGTCGATTGGTGTTTGGAACAAAACGTCAAACATTTCATGATAGGCGATGTCGAAGGCGTCCAGCGCAACAAAAAGAAAAAGCGATCCAAATTGGTGAACCAAAAATTATCGAACTGGTGTTTTGGCAAACTCTACGACTATTTGAAATACAAACTAGAAGCTAAAGGCATCACTTTTGAAAAAGTGGATGAATCGTATACCACGCAAACATGTCCTGTTTGCGGGAAGAAGAAAAAACCTTCTTCTAGAAATTTTATTTGTGCTTGTGGTTATTCTCAGCATCGGGATGTCCATTCGGCATGCAATATTCTTACAAAACACTTATATGGAGAATTCCGACCGATGAAAATAACGAACCACAAGTATCTACGGATCGCGTAA
- a CDS encoding IS630-like element ISBs2 family transposase (programmed frameshift) — protein sequence MMPNHKDEIEKLSTAMKEAKSKRAYERYQAIYLHLQGYTKGEIATIIGRSKKTIYNYIHAYAQRGLDGLEMKYSPGAPRRLTPEQEKELALIIEHQLPVDVGFEAKYNWTLAIIAELIQQKWGPTYTLRGTSDILHRLGLSYTKPTYTLANADEEKQKEFVEITFPEVKKLVDGNIAHVLFQDESMIRDYQAIQKTWFVKGKQRIIPTFGKHQGLKLIGTLNYETGEVFCIEEERYDAETFLRFLQLVLERYPTGKIVMILDNARIHHAKLIQPFLKEHEDRLELVFLPPYSPQLNLIEGLWKWLKSDVIYNVFYSSVQEIRKNVQAFIQ from the exons ATGATGCCAAATCACAAAGACGAGATCGAAAAGTTGTCCACTGCCATGAAAGAAGCAAAAAGTAAACGAGCATATGAACGCTACCAAGCGATTTATCTTCATTTGCAGGGATATACCAAAGGAGAAATCGCAACGATTATTGGTCGATCCAAGAAAACTATTTATAACTATATTCATGCCTACGCCCAGCGCGGTCTTGATGGACTGGAGATGAAATACTCACCTGGCGCCCCACGTCGATTGACCCCTGAGCAGGAAAAAGAGCTGGCTTTGATCATTGAACATCAGCTCCCCGTAGATGTGGGATTCGAAGCAAAATATAATTGGACGCTTGCGATAATCGCTGAACTCATTCAACAAAAGTGGGGGCCAACATACACGCTTCGCGGAACAAGTGACATTCTGCATCGGTTAGGGCTAAGCTATACGAAACCGACCTATACACTAGCCAATGCCGATGAAGAGAAACAAAAAGAATTCGTCGAAATCACCTTCCCTGAAGTA AAAAAACTGGTAGATGGGAACATCGCCCATGTCCTCTTTCAAGATGAGTCGATGATTCGTGATTACCAAGCGATTCAAAAAACATGGTTTGTCAAAGGAAAACAACGAATCATTCCGACGTTTGGAAAACATCAAGGGCTGAAGCTGATTGGCACGTTGAACTACGAAACAGGGGAAGTGTTTTGCATCGAAGAAGAACGCTATGACGCGGAAACATTTCTTCGATTTCTTCAACTTGTGTTAGAACGCTATCCCACAGGCAAAATAGTGATGATTTTAGATAACGCTCGAATTCACCATGCCAAACTCATTCAGCCATTTTTAAAAGAACACGAAGATCGGTTAGAGCTCGTCTTTTTGCCACCATACAGTCCGCAATTGAACTTGATTGAAGGGCTATGGAAATGGCTGAAATCAGACGTGATTTACAACGTGTTCTATTCGAGTGTGCAAGAAATTAGAAAGAATGTCCAAGCCTTTATTCAGTGA
- the glcT gene encoding glucose PTS transporter transcription antiterminator GlcT, which yields MEQSFRVEKALNNNVLIAFHSQYGEVVLLGKGIGFGKKKGDEIAESAVEKCFVLKNEREQEQYKKLLPELSEEFIALMSEVVQHIQQRVGAPLDEHIHVALTDHIAFTLKRLEQGLDVKNPFLAETKSLYPLEYEIAHEVARTIEQKLGVSLPEGETGFIALHIHSAISKQSVSEANRYSQLIADLVKIVEQQLGVDIDRESVHYLRFVRHLRYAIERMKKGEKVEEPKNLSKILKEAYPLCYNLAWKLVKVMQQTLHLPADDAEAVYLTLHLQRLAEKKNNTTA from the coding sequence ATGGAGCAGTCGTTCCGTGTGGAAAAGGCGCTCAATAACAACGTTTTAATCGCTTTCCACTCCCAGTATGGTGAAGTCGTCCTGCTTGGCAAGGGGATCGGCTTCGGCAAAAAAAAGGGGGATGAAATTGCGGAAAGTGCCGTGGAAAAATGTTTCGTCCTCAAAAACGAACGCGAACAAGAGCAATACAAAAAGCTGCTTCCGGAATTGAGCGAAGAATTCATCGCCCTCATGAGCGAGGTGGTTCAACATATTCAGCAACGCGTGGGCGCACCGCTCGACGAGCACATCCATGTGGCGCTGACGGACCATATCGCCTTTACATTAAAGCGGCTTGAGCAAGGATTGGACGTCAAAAACCCGTTTTTGGCTGAGACGAAAAGCTTGTATCCGTTGGAATATGAAATTGCCCATGAAGTGGCCCGCACGATTGAACAAAAGCTCGGAGTATCCCTGCCTGAAGGGGAGACAGGCTTTATTGCTCTTCATATTCATAGCGCGATTTCGAAACAAAGCGTGTCGGAAGCGAATCGATATTCCCAGCTCATTGCTGACCTTGTCAAGATCGTCGAGCAACAGCTTGGCGTTGACATCGACCGCGAGAGCGTTCATTATTTGCGTTTCGTCCGCCATTTGCGCTATGCGATTGAGCGGATGAAAAAAGGTGAAAAAGTCGAAGAACCAAAAAATTTGTCGAAAATCTTGAAGGAAGCGTATCCATTGTGCTATAATCTAGCATGGAAGTTGGTTAAGGTCATGCAGCAAACGCTTCATCTGCCGGCAGACGATGCCGAGGCGGTCTATTTGACGTTGCATTTGCAACGGCTGGCGGAGAAAAAGAACAATACAACCGCATAG
- the ptsP gene encoding phosphoenolpyruvate--protein phosphotransferase, whose product MGNAIREKTIHGIAASSGIAIAKAYRLETPDLAAEKRAVADVEAEVARFEAAVAKAKEELEAIKQHALEKLGEDKAAIFAAHLLVLDDPELLNPIKEKIQTERVNAEYALDETASFFISMFEAMDNEYMKERAADIRDVTKRVLAHLLGVTISNPSLISEEVVIIAEDLTPSDTAQLNRQYVKGFATDIGGRTSHSAIMARSLEIPAVVGTKTVTAEVKNGDIVIVDGLDGQVIINPSPELLAQYEQKRARYEAQKAEWAKLVHEATVTADGIHVELAANIGTPDDVKGALANGAEGIGLYRTEFLYMGRSELPTEDEQFVAYKTVLEQMNGKPVVVRTLDIGGDKELPYLQLPKEMNPFLGFRAIRLCLEMQDMFRTQLRALLRASVYGNLKIMFPMIATLDEFRQAKAILLEEKEALLRQGVAVADGIEVGMMVEIPAAAVMADQFAKEVDFFSIGTNDLIQYTMAADRMNERVAYLYQPYNPAILRLISHVIDAAHREGKWVGMCGEMAGDPIAIPILLALGLDEFSMSATSILPARAQLKQLAKEEAARIKETVLSLGTAEEVVSFVKRTFSLA is encoded by the coding sequence ATGGGAAACGCAATCCGCGAAAAAACGATCCATGGGATTGCTGCATCGAGCGGTATTGCCATCGCGAAGGCATACCGCTTAGAAACCCCTGATTTGGCAGCCGAAAAACGGGCTGTTGCCGATGTTGAAGCGGAAGTAGCGCGGTTTGAGGCGGCGGTGGCGAAAGCGAAAGAAGAGCTGGAAGCCATCAAGCAGCATGCCTTGGAAAAGCTTGGCGAAGATAAAGCTGCCATTTTTGCCGCTCACTTGCTTGTGCTTGACGACCCAGAATTGTTGAACCCGATTAAAGAAAAAATCCAAACGGAGCGCGTCAATGCCGAGTACGCTCTCGATGAAACCGCCTCGTTTTTCATCTCGATGTTCGAGGCGATGGACAATGAATATATGAAAGAACGGGCCGCCGACATCCGCGATGTGACAAAGCGCGTCCTCGCCCATCTGCTTGGCGTCACAATCTCGAACCCGAGCCTCATTTCTGAGGAAGTCGTTATTATCGCGGAAGACTTGACGCCATCCGATACGGCGCAGCTGAACCGCCAATATGTGAAAGGATTTGCCACCGACATCGGCGGGCGGACGTCGCATTCAGCAATTATGGCCCGTTCGCTCGAAATCCCTGCCGTCGTCGGCACGAAGACGGTGACGGCGGAAGTAAAAAACGGCGACATCGTCATTGTCGATGGGCTCGACGGCCAAGTAATCATCAATCCATCGCCGGAGTTGCTCGCCCAATATGAACAAAAACGGGCCCGCTACGAGGCGCAAAAGGCAGAATGGGCGAAACTCGTTCACGAGGCGACCGTGACGGCTGACGGCATTCATGTCGAGCTGGCTGCCAACATCGGCACGCCAGACGATGTGAAAGGAGCGTTGGCGAACGGAGCGGAAGGAATCGGATTGTATCGCACAGAATTTCTATACATGGGACGCTCGGAACTGCCGACGGAAGACGAACAGTTTGTGGCTTACAAAACGGTGCTGGAACAAATGAATGGCAAGCCGGTCGTTGTGCGGACGCTTGACATTGGCGGCGACAAAGAGCTGCCGTATTTGCAGCTGCCGAAAGAAATGAATCCGTTCTTAGGGTTCCGGGCGATCCGCCTTTGCCTTGAGATGCAAGACATGTTTCGGACGCAACTGCGCGCCTTGTTGCGGGCGAGTGTGTACGGCAATTTGAAAATCATGTTCCCGATGATTGCGACGCTCGATGAATTCCGCCAAGCGAAAGCCATTTTGCTTGAAGAAAAAGAGGCGCTCCTCCGCCAAGGGGTTGCCGTTGCGGATGGAATTGAAGTCGGCATGATGGTGGAAATCCCGGCAGCTGCCGTCATGGCGGACCAGTTTGCGAAAGAAGTCGATTTCTTCAGCATTGGAACGAACGACCTGATCCAATATACGATGGCGGCCGATCGGATGAATGAGCGGGTTGCGTATTTGTACCAGCCGTACAACCCGGCGATTTTGCGGCTCATCAGCCACGTGATCGATGCCGCCCATCGCGAAGGAAAATGGGTCGGGATGTGCGGGGAAATGGCCGGCGACCCGATCGCGATTCCGATTTTGCTTGCCCTTGGCCTTGATGAGTTCAGCATGAGCGCCACCTCGATTTTGCCGGCGCGCGCTCAGTTGAAACAATTGGCGAAAGAAGAGGCGGCTCGCATCAAAGAGACGGTGTTGTCGCTCGGCACGGCTGAGGAAGTCGTGTCGTTTGTCAAACGAACATTTTCACTTGCCTGA
- a CDS encoding phosphocarrier protein HPr: MAEKTFKVVSDSGIHARPATILVQTASKFNSEIQLEYNGKTVNLKSIMGVMSLGIPKGATIKITAEGDDAAEAMAALTDTLAKEGLAE, from the coding sequence ATGGCAGAAAAAACGTTTAAAGTCGTTTCGGATTCCGGCATCCACGCTCGTCCGGCGACGATTTTGGTGCAAACGGCGAGCAAATTCAACAGCGAAATCCAGCTTGAGTACAACGGCAAAACAGTGAACTTAAAATCGATCATGGGCGTCATGTCGTTAGGCATTCCGAAAGGGGCAACGATCAAAATCACGGCAGAAGGGGACGATGCGGCGGAAGCAATGGCGGCGTTAACGGATACGTTGGCGAAAGAAGGTCTTGCAGAATAA
- a CDS encoding alpha/beta fold hydrolase, whose protein sequence is MPYISINSRVRLYYEEKGNGTPLLFIHPPGMGHVVFCRQKPLARDFRLILYDMRGNGRSSPSDGPITVPLLADDVSVLLRSLGIGRAIICGYSSGGSVALDFALRYPQHVKQLILIGGFPEVCTPLLWGEFWLGISAAKLRAIPLLSLALALGHGTNQRERRLLRRYAQMANKRDLEAAYRAGLVYRCTEQLSSLRLPVSLIYGARDRYIHFYIS, encoded by the coding sequence ATGCCATACATTTCCATCAACAGCCGCGTCCGTCTCTATTATGAAGAAAAAGGGAACGGAACACCGCTATTGTTCATCCATCCCCCTGGGATGGGGCATGTCGTTTTTTGCCGCCAAAAGCCGCTCGCCCGCGATTTTCGCCTCATTTTATACGACATGCGCGGCAACGGGCGAAGCAGTCCGTCGGATGGACCGATTACGGTGCCGCTGCTCGCCGATGACGTCTCGGTGTTGCTTCGCTCCCTCGGCATCGGGCGCGCGATCATTTGCGGCTACTCCAGCGGCGGGTCGGTCGCACTTGATTTCGCCCTTCGCTATCCACAGCATGTAAAGCAACTTATTTTGATTGGCGGATTTCCTGAAGTGTGTACCCCGCTGCTGTGGGGTGAGTTTTGGCTTGGCATTTCCGCCGCCAAACTCAGAGCCATCCCACTGCTCTCCTTGGCACTCGCCCTCGGGCACGGAACAAACCAGCGCGAGCGGCGGCTGTTGAGGCGATACGCCCAGATGGCCAACAAGCGGGATTTAGAGGCCGCGTATCGGGCTGGGCTCGTCTACCGCTGCACGGAGCAGCTCTCCTCCCTGCGCCTGCCGGTGTCGCTCATTTACGGAGCGCGCGACCGTTACATTCATTTCTATATAAGTTGA